DNA from Triticum aestivum cultivar Chinese Spring chromosome 7D, IWGSC CS RefSeq v2.1, whole genome shotgun sequence:
TAACTGGGCAGCTCTGTTCGCCTTAATTAAAACTTTTTGACTCCGTTAAAAAGACTGAATATGAGCAGCAGTCCAAGGACGGCAGGAGCCGCGCCACCGGTGTCCAACCAAACCGGCCGTCCCCCCGAACCCTATGCCTGATTGTTCACGTCGCCAACTGACACGATTGGACTGTTATGTCTTCAACACTATAAAAAACTGGACTCTTTATGAACCAATGGATGGACGCAACGCACCGATATGAACGGTGGGGCGTAGAACCTAGACACGTCACACGTGACACAACCTAGTTCCCTACGGCTGTTTCGTCAAACATGTGACGGGCACGCGCGGAACCATAAAAACCCACGCTTCCTCGCGCCACCACACAAATCGCTTGCTTGCCGTCGTCGCAGATCGACTGCGCCCCATCTAGCGCTACGCGAAAGCCACCCGTGGCCGGAGTCAGAGAGACAGAGAGGGGGGCAAGCATGCCTCCGCAACCGCACTTCCTCGTGCTGACGTTCCCGCTCCAGGGCCACATCGCGCCGGCGCTCCGCCTCGCCCGGCGCCTGCTCGTCGCCGCGCCCGACGCGCTCGTCACGTTCTCCACCACTGAAGCAGCGCACCGCCGCATGTTCCCGGCGGAGGCGGACGcgcccgacggcggcggcggcgatgactgCCGCCTCGAGCTCCTCCCGTTCTCGGACGGCACCGAGACCGGGTACGTTAGGAGCAGCACCGACCCCGCGGCCTTCACCGACTACATGGCGTCCTTCCAGGCCGCGGGCGCGCGCAGCGTCGGGGAGCTCGTGGATGCGCTCGCCGTGCGCGGCCGCCCCGTGACCCGCGTCGTGTACACGATGCTCCTCCCGTGGGCCGCGGACGTGGCGCGCGAGAAGGGCCTGCCGTCCGCGCTCTACTGGATCCAGCCGGCCGCCGTGCTCGCCGTCTACTACCACTACTTCCACGGccacgccgccgtcgtcgccgaccACCGCCACGACCCGTCGTTCCTCGTGCGGTTCCCGGGCCTCCCGACGCAGGCCGTGCGGGACCTCCCGTCCTTCCTCACCGAGTCCACCGACCCGTCCGATTTCTTCCACAGCGTGTACACTACCGTACGCGACCTGTTCGACACGCTCGACAGGGAGACCCCCAGAGCCACCGTGCTCGTCAACACGTGCCAGGAACTCGAGGAGGGCGCGCTCGCCGCGGTGGGAGCGTACGATGCGCTGCCGATCGGCCCGGTGCTCCCGTCCGGCGACGAGGCCGGCCTCTTCAAGCAGGACGACGCCAAGTACATGGAGTGGCTCGACGCCAAACCAGCCGATTCCGTGGTGTACGTCGCGTTCGGCAGCCTGGCGAGGATGGAGAGGGAGCAGCTCGACGAGCTGCTCCTCGGACTCGAGGAGACCGGGAGGCCGTACCTGTGCGTCGTCCGGAAGGACATCAAGGCAGAGCTCGCGGATGGCGAAGCGTCGGAGACGGAGATGGACGCGCCACTCAagaacggcatggtggtggagtgGTGCGACCAGGTGCGTGTGCTGTCGCACGCGGCGGTGGGTTGCTTCGTGacgcactgcgggtggaactcCGTGATGGAGAGCGTGGCGTGCGGCGTGCCGATGGTgtgcgtgccaaagatgtcggacCAGCGGATGAACGCGTGGCTCGTCGAGTGCGAGTGGCGCGTGGGAGCGCGCGCGGAGGTGGGTGGCGACGGCGTGCTTCGCGCGGCCGAGGTGAGGCGGCGTGTAGAGGAGGTGATGCGGGAGGGCGAGGCCGCGGGGGGCGCACGGCGCGCGGCGTCAGAGTGGAAGGCGGCGGTCGTAGAGGCTCTGCGGAAAGGTGGCTCGTCGGATCGTAATCTAAGGGTGTTCCTCGAGGGCATCACTAGTGGTGTCTCCTTGTGACACCAGCTTGTAGGAGGAGAAATGCGAGGCTGGACACACGACAGCACCAAGACTATcgaaggcggagcaagcttcaagAACCCACGTTGTATTTCTGGGTTGTTAGGTGAACAATGTAGAATAGACGATAGCTCGCCAGAAATTCGCAGGGGCACGCATCTGTCTTAGCAGTGTCAGTCACCTGATTGCCTCACAATTCGTAAAGTTTCTCGATTTCAAACAAGGGCACAACAAGTTTTAGTTCTAATAATTTCTGAACTAATGATTTGATCGATCGTTCATACCAAGATTCAGAGTTGAAACTTAAACTTGCTATTTTGTCACTCACTGATTCTGAAACTAACGATTTTGTTGATCGCTCGTACCAAGTTTTAAAAGTTAAAAATTAACAAAATTTTAAAAACTCATCAAAAAGTATTGAAAATGAATGTCTTTTGAAAGACTTCATCACAAAAACATGAATACGAAAACAAAACATAATTTAAACTTTTAATTTAAAAGATACGAAAGATTGAAAATCAAAAACCAAAAAAAAGGCGGGTTGTGTGCCCGACACCTTCGTGCTACAAATCCTCTCCCGACAGCCCACACACTTTTCAACCTATCCCACGTGATGACTTCTGAGCCACCTACACACTGCTATGATGTCTCTATCCTAGAGTAATTGCGGTCTACAGTAACTAAGATGTTGTGATTTTATAAGATTAATTAAATTGATTAGAATGCTTACGGTCTGATGCAAGTAATTTCCTACAACGCACTTGCACTTTTGATGTTTGAAGCATCCTTGTAGCTAAATAAGCTAAAGTGAGGACGAACGCAATTCATGCGGCCACCTACAAAACAAGAAGAATGCATGTAATTAGTCTATGTTCTTAATGTGGGCCTGCAtagttaaatactccctccgtccgaaaaagcttgtcccaaactTATTTCTCAAATGTATTCGGAAGAGGGAGTAATATTTGTTAGTAAACCGGATCAATCCTTATTATTTGTACTAAGGAGTATGTGCGTTGCAACTGGTGAAAAAAATACCACACGTCTTTAACATAATAATCATGACTGAAGACCCAATAGGTTGTGCATCCCAtctgtgttgccgcttatcctccttcacACCCTCTTTGACGATGGCCTCGGTGCTCACACAATGTTTGAATATAGTCAATCCTAAGGCATCTCTCTCCGTATAAGATGAGAAATGTCGTTTCTTTTTTCACCTGGAGGTTTTTGACGAGGCATACATGCGTGGCTATAGATGATTTTTTTTTTCCGTCTTGAAACAAATTTCCTAAGGTGTTGAGTTCTAATCCGGATCTACACTGGTACGAAATAAAGACGAACCATGCACTATTGATTAAGATTGCACAATAAATATTCTTTTTTTAATGTTtaataggtaaaataacataatattcagattctacacattttttaatcaatttcatatataacatgacAAAATTAGAGTtagggtttaaaagatatggatatttAAAAAAAGCCTTTAAACTCGCCTAAAATAGAACCACATGTTGATCAAGCAAAAGAACGGGGGATTtactgaaaaacaacaaacaatTTTTTTCTCACATAAAATATGACCGCGGGTTAATTTACAAAAACTACAGGTTGTTTTTCGCAAAACAAAACTTTTTTCTAGACTCAGTAAAACTTGAACTATGAGTTAATTTCAATAAAGTGTAGGGGGTATTCTGTAAAAAGGCACGACAGACGGGCAGAAGCGTATATATCTTTTCCTAATAATAAAGCAGCTATCGCTTCTGCCTGCTCACTGTCATTAAAGTGTCCTGAAAGTTGATAACATTTACCCCACTGCCACCCCTAAgtaagaaataaataaataaaacccgAGCGCCGACTCTCCCGGCTTGCGGGCGCCTGAACTACTCGCACAACGCCTCATAACCGTACGCGTCTTCGGCATCTGATCTGAGGGGCGCGGTTTTGCCGATTCGCCATGTGtggtggaattgtcacggcagatgtccttagcgtgaggacttagtcgtgaggccagcgcatctatgtagtagcttgagaggggttggttgggatgagagacgcagggcggatcaacgcacaagacaagggtttagacagcttcgggccccgggaaacatcatccggtaacaaccctacatgctgtttgaggctaggtctcattatgatcacgggagagtcgccggtaagccggctctttgtgtctagacctagagattgtttcttgttgccccCCTCCCCCTTTtggggtgccttgcccctccttatataagttagaggggcgggttacatgtggagtcctagtaggactaggactagtctatcttctcttacaagttaattacaagtccgggtcttgcttcctcgtaaggaaatattcgtcatccctttcttcttaagccggcccatcataaacgtgagccggccttctgggccttgggcctagtcttctatctgacccgccgtcggggtcatccgtgagtcgtcaggctcatGAGTCGTCTGgctgtgagccgccagacccgtgagtcgccagtcctccggcgggtcacggtgaagcgccaagtccggccgggtcatacttccggccggatcattccgcggggtatatccccgacattagcccccagtttaatttggatttatccatgttaaactgatcctgcaaaataaacaccagaacaactttgacaggttgtgctccgggttaaaaattcttgtaaaccggcacctgatcatctttaagttcttgtcatttccttcttgatacgtgcccatgaactcatagcaaatctccttagcagatatgtttcaactttgtcaatgcaaaaaatccagatacttcttttgagaaatccgggtcaaacaggccagcttcagaatcaatttgctgacattggtctcttgtagagaaatattgtaagaaataatccacttaagtcagcttccaaagcgccggcttaaaaaaTATAGGTCTTAAAATACTTATCTGgttttcaaccggcttaaagatatagatcctgccgagttataatttccaaaatctccgggttataaaagactgatgatgccgggtcataattatttggtgacaccggatcatgattgttgcaaacacgGGTCAACTTGATCTTctccaaactgagaattttgaagatttttccccttatatatatatatatatcacttgtagcccccaagtgccgggttttcatgcttgcagcaacctgggacttgtaattgccttatgctcataaaaacttgaaccagcatagcccccaagggccgggtcattatgcaataatgagcagggactttgtagatataacaatgtaaacttgaacagaaacatgtagcccccaagggccggcttagtaagataatactaaactgggactttgtatataatttattgatgataacatcatatgatgtaatctccaccatggggcttgaacccacgtcaaCAAGGTTAaaagcttgtgtaccttgaattttgacAGGACCaactggtagcccccaagggccggctcattagaATGTGATGATTCGGGTCTTCAACaaattgagcaaaaaatgactttgcattagcccccaagtgccatggtgcatgctggcagtgacatgggacttgcatatttgatgtaatctcaatttgaataatgtagcccccaagtgtcgggttataagcctgcagcgactcgggactattcctatcattgtagaataaatcatatccattgataaaataatagccattgcgctgaagcgactttgaaaacctcaatcctaatattagtttctgataaccataataaaaatccagccatgttggctattaaagatttgactaacccggtttgaaaacctcaatcattcaaatgataatgaaaatccagccaagtttggctatttaaagatttcaaataccttatctgttgacaagtaaatccggagtttagatacccggcggctcttggccgatggcgatttattacgcctccattgtaagccggaaattttataacccggctatttatagcctttgagaaaatcaagaattgataacccttttgagacaccaatgtcAATCTTTCGATGACGGGCTTGGACTTaaacatttatataagtcatagttctgcaaatcctgcacagagtttaaacaacatatgccctgacgacttaacgtcaaaatccagggcgggtaaccacccaaatgtagtcttatcctgcacacaagtagatcacaagacaccttggcggtttaccgcagggcgggtcataatatcttacatatgaccACGGATGTGTAAAAAAGgaatcacagataagcctgttatgaatcataactttgaaacataacaataatatcatacttgtgatattgaatttgcatttgtcggtttatatgacatgcacaataagggtgataacctaatctttgatacgcgcatgattccaatggcgcaattcaaaaCATACCGGCGGCTTAAAGCCCATAGCCAGGGCTAGTTTAAACATAAttatgtataaacaatatcatacctgtgatattgaactgtaccgccggcttatgatacctgtgcagtaagtgtgataacccaatccttagaagccaatgcttccacatagatgatgattgtcataagccggcgacttatcatcgaaaatcaagccgggtttaaatagaaaccactcatatacactttagatgtgttcaaaagagcttcaaataaaatcccaaaaattatttgcaaaaagaaacttcaaaaaatcttgaggcttctgattcgaatacgatcagaaaaccgtcccaaaggggttaagctaagattcgaatacgatcatatagcccccagtggctttggcgttgccgatcaagagggtaccgacagctatgttccctttggttcgaatacgacctatgtttgaacaggaagcccccaaatgaccttgagagttgtttaacgacgctgattcgaatacgatccacgtcggttcccaaagggggttgagctatggttcaaatatgaccaagaaactccccaatgagctcggcagtgtgccgatcaaaagggtattgacagctatgttctctttggttcgaatacgacctatgtttgaacaggaagccccctagtgatcatgagaatatttaacgactccgattcgaatacgatcagggtcacaccaaaagggttaagctaaattcgagtACGATCAGCTCccgatggtcattaaagcagggtacctatatttgagttgtgctttgtaacagactctctttggtcactttaatttttcctgagaactcgaactttgcgagagacaacctctttttgaaccggaaatttgtaaaccggatattgagagcttcaaagctttataagatataaatttaccttgagccggatgtttgaaccggatttgaaagcttcaaaactttgcgggagaaagatatctcttgaaccggattttaaaccggaatctttattttgaaccggcaattttctgacggcatttaaattttcatcaatatggtagcagcctccggaaccgggttattttttcctccaatgacccggagctcttgaatgcattgaaaccgaccaatgctgccgagtcatatcattgtagcccccgagtctcaagtcgactcgaggagttggctttgggATTctccatattgatcatagcataaggtgtatatcattggtattgatagcgcgatgtgaatccacagaaggttgaagtgactgcggcgggttataaaggatcccatatgagccgtgtcagcaactcggccaatggttccttccaactggatgttttgaagttaaccaaaccgtagtggcggcgacttgtgcgcctgcccatcgAGCCGTCCAGTGCAGACAGCGGCTGATAACACATGATAATTTTTCTCCaagttgttggaagaaaaccgggcttcccaagcagtgacttgctcatattcaataacaactcatgcagacaggtACGGCCCGGTGGGTTGaggtagaccaggccgcgagagacggacggtaaagacgaccgtagcattagaggcggcacagacagatgagccggccgtggcgttgtaagccagtgcgggTGAGCGAGTTAACCACaccgttttgatgtagtgaacaattgtcctgcatcaacaatattgcagaccaagacaaaagataaactgctctttgataaTAAAAAATATgcaccaataaaatatattttagatggatatcacctgatgtgccaggccggaaataaccCGCCATGAAATTAACGAttgctaggtgaagttgaagtcgctcacgggtgaaccggccgcggcgtggtaaaccggtgcagacgggtgagtcggccgtggCAATGTAAACCGGCACGGATgaaagagtcggccgtggcgttgAAAACGGCACGGACGCGGGCAAGTCGgctgcggcgttgtaagccggtgcggacgagtaaGCCGGCCATGGTATTGTAAGCCAGTGCGGGAGTCCGTTGAATaaggacgaccacctgtgccaTCTCCGTGGTGTAATACCATTTTGTAGTGGATAATTCTCCTGCATATACAATACAGCAGGGCAAAGTAATTTTGTTCGGATGAAATAATATGTGCTTAGAAATAAATGGGgtaaatagcacctggtatttttgtCGACGCAAGCAAAACGAATTCTGCGTGTGACAATGACTAAGCAGATTTTTGAGCTGTACTGTATTAGTACTGATGTTCCATTGAATCTCTGGATCCTTCTTtggcgcaccagaacagcaacgaTTGATGGGACTTCGACGGCAGCACGTGCCCCCATTATTTTTCAACTTCACATCTGTCTCGCGAACAGCCAGCCCCCTGTCTCTTCCTCCTCCATCTGTCTGCTGGTCTTACGAACACAGCAGTGGGCATGGCGGGCGACCGGCGAAACAGGAGTAGCAAACCAGCAAAAAATGAAGCAAGAGCAAAACCCGGTGGCCTGCAGCACGCCAGGCCGGTCTGGATGCAGGGCGCCGGCGGTTTGGAAGTGAGCACGAGGCAAAGAAGCGGAGCCCACTTGAGTGGCGGCTTAACGCGAGGCTGATGTAATAGGGGCGGATTGAAATCAATGGCGGCTCACCGCAGCTCGTGCAAAAGCCGGGCGAGGGCGAGACCTCAAGGGCGGCTCGCACCATGGAGGCTCGGTGCGGCCACTGTGAAAACACGGCGGAGTAGGAGAGGCATCTCAGCGCCGGGATGAACGGCTGGTAAGATCCGGCACAATGCGGCGAGGTTGAGTAAGAGGCGATCGGCGGCGATGGCCAGTGCGACTGCGGGACTGTTTCACGGAAAGGCGCCGCGGCTGCTGCAGCAAGCGGCTCGGAGCGAGCAGAGGCAACGCCGAGGCAGAGACGACTCAAGGCGTGGGAGACCCGGCAGTGCAGCAGCAAGGTGGAGGCGGCTGCAAGACCAGGCGACTCAGGGCACGGGAGGCTGAGCGCGGAGGCAACTTCAGGCGAGGCCACAGCGGTGGCTTGGTGCACCGGCAGAGGCCGTCACTGCAGAATGGCGCGCCGGCCGTGGTTGAATCGCAGTAGCGGAGGTGTTGACTCGACGTGAGGTCAGAGAACAACTCGGTGTCCAAATCTGTTTCCGGGTCACGGTTGTCTTGGAAAAAATCCCCCTTGGTGCTTTCACATGGTGGTTGGTCTGATCGTGAGTTGCCTCTGAATCTTTGCTTTATTTGCTTCAACATGCGAGGAGCAAAAAGTAATGCTCGGTAGATGAATTGATCTTTGGCCTTCACGTGAGTACTAAACCGGCCACAAGTACTTAGTACTGATTCTGATTTGATGTTTGGATGCAGTGCGTAGTAACAGCAGCCAGGCAGCGTCCTCGGGACTTTGAAGAAAATCTGCATACGTCGACTGCCGTGGATACAATTTCCTTCACACGCGCCGGCTTTTATAGTATAAAACGACAATTGAATAGTGCAGTACTCTGAGTCGGTCTCGGTTTCGCCGCGGTGTGCGCCGCCCGGAGCGGGTCTCGCTAGTGGCGCTCGCCTGCCAGCTATTAGAATAAATCTGATGCGCTCCGTCGATCTactgaggaccaagcaatcacacgagcacgacaccgagaatTGTTAACGAGGTTGACCATCTTGGCTatatccccggggcttgactatgggcgctcctccccacgACATCGCTACAATACCGCACCATGGCCGCCCGAGCGCCGGCACACGTGTCGGCTCCCCCGCGTGcgtgtgctattatgttggcataggttacatcgtgtgtctaccccctcATTATATAAGAGGCCTAGGGGTATATATGTCCTAATAGGACATGACTCCTACCCTCTCTACACACAGTCCAAATCCAAGTCCAACTATAACCTCCTTTGTAcaaataatattcgacacaactctaacgaACTCCACCTTggtgaatattctccaccaccttggattcatccatgcgttgaacctccatgtacattggacttgagatacgccatgagcactcctgctactcccagactccattGACACCACCTGCAACTCTATTCCCTTCTCGTCTTCCTCACAGTCAACACtcaagcaaaattaagttcctcattactctactttgtgctcccaacttccggagaatccgttcaacgccatcacacactgatcactatctgcgtgaaagtgaacaactcacatattggacgccacatataagagttacctgaacttaacatcaccgctctttcttgactgcttgtctgaaacttgaagggaTTTCACCATCGCCCTGtctcaccctgagtcaaattcgcaTTTGTCTCACCCTTCTTCCAGATAGTCTCTGACATGTTCGATAGTTGTAGCACTCCATCTCCTTCTGTACGTGTCAttcgcactttgccatgtgcactgaacaccacatAATATACGGCCATGTACACTCTCAGATTTTGACATTAGGACTTTCCGCCACTTTTccagattctccatggtcaactcccgtccatcaactagcaccgatagacccagtcaccaacttgaatctggtACTTGTCAACACTTCTTCAGCACCCCTGCACACTTTTTCTGACCACATGTCTCACCATTAGTGCCTTGCTCTGTCGTTGTATtccgtgcttaccgcacgccttgccggtatcaccgcgtcgagcctctgccgTCTTGGTCGAtcgagtctcccgggtagctaACCCACACtccctcaacccccactgcagagaaccaccAATCATCACcaaccgatgccgagtatcacgtctccatcagaccactAGGCCCAAGTCCGATCCAAATGTCTCTCGCTATCCCATtgaaataggcttcgattctccgacatcttacaccgtagccccttCATCAGCACAAAGTGAAGTCTTCccccagactccagctccaccttcaacatgactccatggtggttgtacgtgccacccCCCGCGCCCCGTCGACCTCCAGCTC
Protein-coding regions in this window:
- the LOC123169297 gene encoding crocetin glucosyltransferase, chloroplastic is translated as MPPQPHFLVLTFPLQGHIAPALRLARRLLVAAPDALVTFSTTEAAHRRMFPAEADAPDGGGGDDCRLELLPFSDGTETGYVRSSTDPAAFTDYMASFQAAGARSVGELVDALAVRGRPVTRVVYTMLLPWAADVAREKGLPSALYWIQPAAVLAVYYHYFHGHAAVVADHRHDPSFLVRFPGLPTQAVRDLPSFLTESTDPSDFFHSVYTTVRDLFDTLDRETPRATVLVNTCQELEEGALAAVGAYDALPIGPVLPSGDEAGLFKQDDAKYMEWLDAKPADSVVYVAFGSLARMEREQLDELLLGLEETGRPYLCVVRKDIKAELADGEASETEMDAPLKNGMVVEWCDQVRVLSHAAVGCFVTHCGWNSVMESVACGVPMVCVPKMSDQRMNAWLVECEWRVGARAEVGGDGVLRAAEVRRRVEEVMREGEAAGGARRAASEWKAAVVEALRKGGSSDRNLRVFLEGITSGVSL